Proteins encoded in a region of the Hirundo rustica isolate bHirRus1 chromosome 10, bHirRus1.pri.v3, whole genome shotgun sequence genome:
- the SEC62 gene encoding translocation protein SEC62: MAERRRHRKRVQEVGEPFKEEKAVAKYLRFNCPTKSTNMMGHRVDYFIASKAVDCLLDSKWAKAKKGEEALFTTRESVVDYCNRLLKKQFFHRALKVMKMKPDKDTKKEKEKGKAESGKEEEKKSKKESGKDEKTKKEKEKEKKKDGEKDECKKDDTPGTPKKKETKRKFKLEPHEDQVFLDGNEVYVWIYDPVHFKTFAMGLVLVIAVIAATLFPLWPAEMRVGVYYLSVGAGCFVASILLLAVARCILFLIIWLITGGRHHFWFLPNLTADVGFIDSFRPLYTHEYKGPKADLKKEEKAESKKQQKYDSEEKSDSEKKEEEDGKTEATRNSGTDGSGGERHSDTDSDRREDDRSQHSSGNGNDFEMITKEELEQQTDEGDCEEEEEEDTESGPSHGKS; encoded by the exons atggcggagcggcggcggcacAGGAAGCGCGTCCAG GAAGTTGGTGAGCCATTCAAGGAGGAGAAGGCTGTTGCTAAATATTTGCGCTTCAACTGTCCAACGAAATCCACCAACATGATGGGTCACCGAGTTGATTATTTTATTG ctTCAAAAGCCGTGGATTGCCTCCTGGATTCTAAATGGGCCAAGGcaaagaaaggagaggaggCTCTCTTTACAACCCGAGAGTCTGTAGTTGATTACTGCAACAG acTCCTGAAAAAACAGTTCTTTCATCGAGCATTGAAAGTGATGAAAATGAAACCTGACAAGgatacaaagaaagaaaaggaaaaaggaaaggctgagagtgggaaagaagaggaaaaaaagagcaagaaggaaagtggcaaagatgaaaaaactaagaaggagaaagaaaaggaaaagaaaaaggatggtgAAAAAGATGAGTGTAAGAAG GATGACACCCCAGGAACacccaagaaaaaggaaactaaGAGGAAATTTAAGCTTGAGCCACATGAAGACCAAGTTTTCTTGGATGGAAATGAG GTTTATGTGTGGATCTATGACCCCGTTCACTTTAAAACTTTTGCCATGGGACTTGTACTTG TGATTGCCGTTATAGCCGCCACCCTGTTCCCGCTGTGGCCAGCCGAGATGCGCGTCGGTGTTTATTACCTCAGCGTGGGCGCCGGCTGCTTTGTCGCCAGTATTCTGCTCCTTGCCGTCG CTCGCTGCATCCTTTTCCTTATCATCTGGCTCATCACTGGAGGAAGGCATCACTTCTGGTTCCTGCCAAACCTTACAGCAGACGTGGGATTCATTGACTCCTTCAGGCCCCTGTACACACACGAATACAAAGGACCAAAAGCAGACttaaagaaagaggaaaaagcagaatccaaaaagcagcaaaaatacGACAGCGAGGAGAAATCAGATAgtgagaagaaggaagaggaggatggaAAAACAGAAGCCACGAGGAACTCGGGAACAGACGGCTCAGGAGGAGAGCGACATTCAGACACTGACAGTGACAGGCGTGAAGATGACAGGTCCCAGCACAGTAGTGGCAATGGAAACGACTTTGAAATGATCACAAAAGAGGAACTGGAACAGCAAACAGATGAAGGGGAttgtgaggaggaagaggaggaagataCCGAAAGTGGGCCTTCACATGGAAAATCATAA